One segment of Mycolicibacterium sp. YH-1 DNA contains the following:
- a CDS encoding alpha/beta fold hydrolase: protein MTTPLHAYHFGPADEVRVLLIHGLTGHGRRWESLADTHLPDVGVLAPDLLGHGRSSWDAPWTIDANVAGLAALLETRASGPVVVVGHSFGGAIALNLAATRPDLVGALVLLDPAVGLDGRWMREIADDMYASPDYTDRDEARAEKVDGSWGEVAPTELDRELDEHLIDLPNGRVGWRLSVPAMLSYWSELTRPAMLPRHGTPMTLVRAKRTAPPYAGDELIATLDGAVGSGFTLLEWDCDHMVPLALPAETATLIREHLG, encoded by the coding sequence ATCCACGGCCTGACAGGCCACGGGCGGCGCTGGGAGAGCCTGGCCGACACGCACCTACCGGACGTCGGCGTACTGGCCCCCGACCTGCTGGGCCACGGTCGCTCGTCATGGGATGCGCCGTGGACGATCGACGCCAACGTCGCCGGGCTGGCCGCCCTGCTCGAGACCCGGGCATCAGGTCCGGTGGTGGTGGTCGGGCACTCCTTCGGCGGGGCGATAGCGCTGAATCTCGCTGCCACACGACCCGATCTGGTCGGCGCCCTGGTGCTGCTGGACCCCGCCGTTGGCCTGGACGGCCGGTGGATGCGCGAGATCGCCGATGACATGTACGCCTCCCCCGACTACACCGACCGCGATGAGGCGCGCGCCGAGAAGGTGGACGGCTCATGGGGTGAGGTCGCGCCGACAGAACTCGACCGCGAACTGGACGAGCACCTGATCGACCTTCCGAACGGACGCGTCGGCTGGCGCCTCAGCGTGCCCGCGATGCTGTCCTACTGGAGTGAGCTGACCCGACCGGCCATGCTGCCGCGGCACGGCACCCCGATGACACTCGTCCGGGCGAAGCGCACCGCACCGCCATATGCAGGAGACGAGTTGATCGCCACGCTGGACGGGGCTGTGGGCTCGGGTTTCACACTGCTGGAATGGGATTGCGACCACATGGTCCCGCTGGCACTGCCAGCCGAGACGGCGACGCTGATCCGCGAGCACCTGGGCTGA
- a CDS encoding MGMT family protein, whose product MAAITDEQIEQVRALVASIPAGRVSTYGDIADAAGLSSPRIVGWIMRTDSSDLPWHRVITASGRPAPHLSTRQLELLRAEGVLAHDGRVPLRDVRHEF is encoded by the coding sequence ATGGCCGCGATCACCGACGAGCAGATCGAGCAGGTCCGCGCGCTGGTCGCGTCGATCCCGGCGGGCCGGGTGTCGACGTACGGTGACATCGCGGACGCGGCAGGGCTTTCCAGTCCGCGGATCGTCGGGTGGATCATGCGCACCGACTCCTCGGACCTGCCGTGGCACCGGGTCATCACCGCGTCGGGCAGACCGGCGCCACATCTGAGCACCCGGCAGCTGGAGCTGCTGCGCGCCGAGGGTGTGCTCGCCCACGACGGCCGGGTGCCGTTGCGCGACGTGCGCCACGAGTTCTGA
- a CDS encoding TIGR02569 family protein → MTVDGPPDHVLTAFGLTGLRPVPLGMSWEGGWRCGEVVLSMVAEPARAAWSAKVRETLFVDGVRLARPVRSTDGRYVVAGWRADTFVTGSPEPRHDEVVSAAVRLHEATAKLERPRFLTQPPAVPWTEVDVFIAADRAAWEDRPLHALPPGAQVAPGSADGQRSVELIKALAALRKPTRAPSQLVHGDLYGTVLFAGTAAPGITDITPYWRPASWAAGVVVVDALAWGEADDGLVERWSPLPEWPQMLLRALMFRLAVHALHPRSTAAAFPGLARTAALVRLVL, encoded by the coding sequence GTGACTGTCGACGGCCCGCCCGATCATGTGCTGACGGCGTTCGGCCTAACCGGGCTTCGGCCGGTCCCACTCGGTATGAGTTGGGAGGGAGGCTGGCGCTGTGGCGAGGTCGTGCTGTCCATGGTCGCCGAGCCCGCCCGCGCCGCATGGTCGGCCAAGGTCCGCGAAACCCTGTTCGTTGACGGCGTGCGGCTGGCGCGGCCGGTCCGCTCCACTGACGGCCGGTACGTCGTCGCCGGGTGGCGCGCCGACACATTCGTGACCGGCAGCCCCGAGCCCCGCCACGACGAGGTCGTCTCGGCCGCGGTGCGTCTGCACGAGGCGACGGCGAAACTCGAACGCCCACGGTTCCTGACCCAGCCGCCTGCGGTGCCGTGGACCGAGGTCGATGTGTTCATCGCCGCCGATCGCGCCGCGTGGGAGGACCGTCCGCTGCATGCGCTGCCCCCCGGCGCGCAGGTGGCACCGGGATCGGCGGACGGGCAGCGGTCCGTCGAACTCATCAAGGCGCTCGCCGCGCTGCGCAAGCCCACCCGCGCGCCGAGCCAGCTCGTGCACGGGGACCTTTACGGCACGGTGCTCTTCGCCGGCACCGCAGCCCCCGGCATCACCGACATCACGCCGTACTGGCGGCCGGCGTCCTGGGCGGCCGGTGTCGTCGTGGTCGACGCGCTGGCCTGGGGTGAGGCCGACGACGGTCTGGTGGAGCGGTGGTCACCGCTGCCGGAGTGGCCGCAGATGTTGTTGCGTGCATTGATGTTCCGACTCGCCGTTCATGCGCTGCACCCGCGTTCGACGGCGGCGGCGTTCCCGGGGCTAGCCCGCACCGCGGCACTCGTCCGATTGGTGTTGTAG
- the moeZ gene encoding adenylyltransferase/sulfurtransferase MoeZ, which translates to MPPLVQPAAELTREEVARYSRHLIIPDLGVDGQKRLKNARVLVIGAGGLGSPTLLYLAAAGVGTIGIVDFDVVDESNLQRQIIHGQSDIGRSKAQSARDSVKEINPLVEVRLHEVRLEPENAVELFSQYDLILDGTDNFATRYLVNDAAVLAGKPYVWGSIYRFEGQVSVFWEDAPDGPTGEKQGLNYRDLYPEPPPPGMVPSCAEGGVLGILCASIASVMGTEAIKLITGIGEPLLGRLMVYDALDMTYRTINIRKDPATPKITELIDYEAFCGVVSDAAAEAASDSTITPRELRDLMDSGKKVALIDVRERVEWDINHIEGAELIPKSAIEAGEGLARLPHDRVPVLYCKTGIRSAEALAAVKKAGFTDALHLQGGIVAWARQLEPDMVMY; encoded by the coding sequence CTGCCGCCGCTGGTGCAACCCGCGGCAGAGCTGACCCGCGAAGAGGTCGCGCGCTACAGCCGTCACCTGATCATTCCCGACCTCGGCGTGGACGGGCAGAAACGGCTGAAGAACGCTCGCGTCCTGGTGATCGGCGCCGGCGGCCTCGGGTCGCCCACCCTGCTGTACCTGGCCGCCGCCGGTGTCGGCACCATCGGCATCGTCGACTTCGACGTCGTCGACGAATCCAACCTGCAGCGCCAGATCATTCACGGCCAGTCCGATATCGGCCGGTCCAAGGCCCAGAGTGCCCGCGACTCCGTCAAGGAGATCAACCCGCTGGTCGAGGTGCGGCTGCACGAGGTGCGGCTGGAGCCGGAGAACGCCGTCGAACTGTTCTCCCAGTACGACCTGATCCTGGACGGCACCGACAACTTCGCGACGCGCTATCTGGTCAACGATGCCGCGGTACTGGCGGGCAAGCCGTATGTGTGGGGCTCGATCTACCGGTTCGAGGGCCAGGTCTCGGTGTTCTGGGAGGACGCCCCCGACGGACCCACCGGAGAGAAGCAGGGACTCAACTACCGCGACCTCTATCCCGAGCCGCCACCGCCGGGAATGGTGCCCTCGTGTGCCGAGGGCGGGGTGCTGGGCATCCTGTGTGCCTCGATCGCCTCGGTGATGGGCACCGAGGCCATCAAGCTGATCACCGGTATCGGCGAACCGCTGCTGGGCCGGTTGATGGTCTATGACGCGCTGGACATGACGTACCGCACGATCAACATCCGCAAGGATCCGGCGACGCCCAAGATCACCGAACTCATCGACTACGAGGCGTTCTGCGGGGTCGTCTCGGATGCGGCCGCCGAGGCCGCCTCCGACTCCACCATCACCCCGCGCGAGTTGCGCGATCTGATGGACTCGGGCAAGAAGGTGGCGCTCATCGACGTGCGTGAGCGCGTCGAATGGGACATCAATCACATCGAGGGTGCCGAACTCATTCCGAAGTCGGCGATCGAGGCTGGCGAAGGCCTGGCTCGGCTGCCACACGATCGAGTCCCAGTCCTCTACTGCAAGACGGGCATCCGATCGGCCGAGGCGCTAGCTGCCGTGAAGAAGGCCGGTTTCACCGATGCGCTGCACCTGCAGGGCGGAATCGTGGCATGGGCGCGGCAACTCGAACCCGACATGGTGATGTACTGA
- a CDS encoding DUF3152 domain-containing protein, with protein sequence MTYDPGRRGGGRAPAVRNEWREPLRAQRDPVAGDSGRVRSNRDEHQQLRKQTWLGRFISTYGWRAYALPVLALLTVVVLYQTITAPPAVENAEAEGPLQGPPTFDTASTAIVGAPPKGLTQFDANLPTGILPDGGPFTEAGAKTWHVVPGTSPRVGEGTTRAFTYTVEVEDGIDTASIGGDEAIARMVSETLANPKSWTHNPQFSFERVDASHPGEPDFRVSLTSPITVREGCGYDIPLEASCYNPAYLQSQPRVFLNEARWVRGAVPFQGDIGSYRQYLINHEVGHAIGYQQHEPCGADGGLAPVMMQQTFSTSNDDGAKFDPGSVPADGKTCRFNPWPYPIA encoded by the coding sequence GTGACCTACGACCCGGGGCGTCGCGGGGGCGGTCGCGCCCCCGCCGTGCGCAACGAGTGGCGAGAGCCGCTGCGCGCCCAGCGCGACCCGGTCGCCGGCGACTCCGGACGCGTTCGCTCCAACCGCGACGAGCATCAGCAGCTGCGCAAGCAGACGTGGCTGGGCCGCTTCATCTCCACCTACGGCTGGCGTGCCTATGCACTGCCGGTTCTCGCGCTGCTGACCGTCGTGGTCCTCTACCAGACCATCACCGCTCCACCGGCGGTCGAGAACGCGGAGGCGGAGGGCCCGCTGCAGGGGCCGCCGACATTCGACACGGCCAGCACCGCGATCGTCGGCGCCCCGCCGAAGGGGCTGACCCAGTTCGACGCCAATCTGCCGACCGGCATCCTGCCCGACGGAGGGCCGTTCACCGAGGCCGGCGCCAAGACCTGGCATGTCGTGCCGGGTACCTCGCCTCGGGTGGGCGAGGGCACGACACGGGCCTTCACCTACACCGTCGAGGTCGAGGACGGTATCGACACGGCCTCGATCGGTGGCGACGAGGCGATCGCGCGAATGGTCAGCGAGACGTTGGCCAATCCCAAGAGTTGGACGCACAACCCGCAGTTCTCCTTCGAGCGGGTGGATGCGAGCCACCCGGGTGAGCCGGACTTCCGCGTCTCGCTGACCTCGCCGATCACCGTGCGGGAGGGCTGCGGGTACGACATTCCGCTGGAGGCGTCGTGCTACAACCCGGCCTACCTGCAGTCGCAACCCCGCGTCTTCCTCAACGAGGCGCGGTGGGTGCGCGGCGCCGTGCCCTTCCAGGGTGACATCGGCTCCTACCGGCAGTACCTGATCAACCACGAGGTCGGCCACGCCATCGGATATCAGCAGCACGAACCCTGTGGTGCCGACGGCGGGCTGGCCCCGGTGATGATGCAGCAGACGTTCTCCACCAGCAACGATGACGGTGCCAAGTTCGACCCGGGCTCGGTCCCGGCCGACGGCAAGACGTGCCGTTTCAACCCGTGGCCCTATCCCATCGCCTGA
- a CDS encoding TetR/AcrR family transcriptional regulator — MSDLANTAERRSSQPGNGDGASRPPSGNRRGNRLPRDERRGQLLIAASEVFVDRGYHAAGMDEIADRAGVSKPVLYQHFSSKLELYLAVLQRHVDNLVSGVRQALRTTTDNRQRLHAAVGAFFDFIEHDGQGYRLIFENDYVTEPQVAAQVRTATESCTDAVFDLISSDSGLEAHRARMIAVGLVSISVDCARYWLNSDRPISKNAAVEGTVQFAWGGLSHVPLTRS, encoded by the coding sequence ATGAGCGATCTCGCCAACACCGCCGAGAGGAGATCCTCGCAACCCGGCAACGGTGACGGTGCGAGCCGACCCCCGAGCGGTAATCGGCGCGGCAACCGGCTGCCGCGCGACGAACGTCGCGGTCAGCTGCTCATCGCCGCCAGCGAGGTCTTCGTCGACCGCGGCTATCACGCCGCGGGTATGGACGAAATCGCCGATCGCGCCGGCGTCAGCAAACCGGTTCTCTACCAACACTTCTCGTCGAAGCTCGAGCTGTACCTCGCGGTGCTGCAGCGCCACGTCGACAACCTGGTGTCCGGCGTGCGGCAGGCGCTGCGCACCACCACCGACAATCGCCAACGCCTCCACGCGGCGGTTGGCGCGTTCTTCGACTTCATCGAGCACGACGGTCAGGGCTACCGGCTGATCTTCGAGAACGATTACGTCACCGAACCGCAGGTCGCGGCGCAGGTCCGCACGGCCACTGAGTCCTGCACGGATGCGGTGTTCGACTTGATCAGCAGCGATTCGGGCCTCGAGGCCCATCGCGCCAGGATGATCGCCGTCGGACTGGTGTCGATCAGCGTCGACTGCGCCCGCTACTGGCTCAACAGCGACCGGCCGATCTCCAAGAACGCCGCGGTCGAGGGCACGGTGCAGTTCGCCTGGGGCGGACTGTCACACGTGCCACTCACCCGCTCTTGA
- a CDS encoding DUF3107 domain-containing protein produces MEVKIGVADSARELVFSSAQTPSEVETAITDALGKDSGVLSLTDDKGRRFLVQTSKINYVEIGVADSRRVGFGVGVVGAEAVKGE; encoded by the coding sequence GTGGAGGTAAAGATCGGTGTTGCCGACAGTGCGCGCGAGCTGGTATTCAGCAGCGCGCAGACACCCAGTGAGGTGGAGACGGCGATCACTGATGCGCTGGGCAAGGACTCCGGCGTGTTGAGCCTGACCGATGACAAGGGTCGGCGTTTTCTCGTCCAGACCTCGAAGATCAACTACGTCGAGATCGGTGTCGCGGACTCGCGCCGGGTCGGCTTTGGTGTCGGCGTCGTTGGCGCCGAGGCCGTCAAGGGCGAGTAG
- a CDS encoding ferritin-like fold-containing protein yields MTPTQPAATPEQAADSNDSGVSALHPGVTELFALLAYGEVAAFYRLTDEARMAPNLAGRINMASMAAAEMNHYEVLRDALERRGVDVVREMTKYAPALENYHRLTTPSTWLEALVKTYIGDALAADFYLEIADTLPAEVSDVVRLVLAETGHSQFVVAEVKAAVTASDKQRHRLALWSRRLLGEAITQAQFVLADHDELVDLVVSSGEGLGQMSEFFDRLQNTHNTRVRELGLA; encoded by the coding sequence ATGACTCCGACGCAGCCCGCGGCGACACCAGAGCAGGCGGCAGACTCCAATGATTCGGGTGTTTCGGCGCTGCATCCGGGCGTCACCGAACTCTTCGCGCTGCTCGCCTACGGCGAGGTGGCGGCGTTCTACCGGTTGACCGATGAGGCGCGAATGGCGCCGAATCTCGCGGGCCGCATCAACATGGCGAGCATGGCCGCCGCGGAGATGAACCACTACGAGGTGCTGCGCGACGCGCTGGAGCGCCGCGGTGTCGACGTGGTGCGCGAGATGACGAAATATGCACCGGCGCTTGAGAATTACCACCGATTGACCACTCCGAGCACGTGGCTCGAGGCGTTGGTCAAGACCTACATCGGCGATGCGCTCGCCGCTGACTTCTACCTCGAGATCGCCGACACGTTGCCCGCCGAGGTGTCTGACGTCGTGCGCTTGGTGCTCGCGGAGACCGGGCATTCGCAGTTCGTGGTCGCCGAGGTGAAGGCAGCGGTGACCGCCAGCGACAAGCAACGGCACCGGCTTGCGCTGTGGTCACGCCGTCTTCTCGGTGAGGCGATCACACAAGCGCAGTTCGTCCTCGCCGACCACGACGAACTGGTCGATCTCGTCGTGTCCAGTGGCGAGGGTCTCGGCCAAATGAGCGAGTTCTTCGATCGGTTGCAGAACACCCACAACACCCGGGTGCGCGAACTCGGCTTGGCGTGA
- a CDS encoding DEAD/DEAH box helicase, translating into MTETTPETPETTPDTTPESQASFADLGVREEIVRALAEDGKEHPFAIQELTMPMALAGDDLIGQARTGMGKTLAFGVPMLQRITTDTNRELSGIPRALVVVPTRELCLQVYEDIAGAAKYLRAGDRKLSVTSIYGGRPYEAQIEALQRGVDVVIGTPGRLLDLAQQGHLQLGGLSMLVLDEADEMLDLGFLPDIERILKQIPAERQAMLFSATMPDPIITLARTFMNQPTHIRAEAPHSAATHDSTEQFAYRAHALDKVEMVSRILQADGRGATMIFTRTKRTAQKVADELAERGFKVGAVHGDLGQGAREKALKSFRTGEVDVLVATDVAARGIDIDDITHVINYQIPEDEQAYVHRIGRTGRAGKTGIAVTLVDWDELPRWTMIDKALGLNNPDPVETYSSSEHLYTELKIPADATGSIGKATRATDRPKREPRERDAAAERPARNRDRTRQRTRAGKTASGHVEQAEASGDGAPAAESSDESAAGASRSSGRRRRRRRSNAAAPSAG; encoded by the coding sequence ATGACTGAAACCACACCAGAAACACCGGAAACCACGCCGGACACCACACCCGAATCCCAAGCATCCTTTGCCGACCTCGGCGTCCGCGAGGAGATTGTCCGGGCCCTGGCCGAAGACGGCAAGGAACATCCCTTTGCCATCCAGGAACTCACCATGCCCATGGCGCTCGCGGGCGACGACCTCATCGGTCAGGCCCGCACCGGTATGGGCAAGACCCTTGCGTTCGGTGTGCCGATGCTCCAGCGCATCACCACCGACACCAACCGCGAACTGAGCGGCATCCCGCGAGCGCTGGTAGTCGTTCCCACCCGTGAACTCTGTTTGCAGGTCTACGAGGACATCGCCGGGGCCGCCAAGTACCTCCGCGCCGGTGACCGCAAGCTGTCCGTCACCTCCATCTACGGCGGGCGCCCCTACGAGGCCCAGATCGAGGCCCTGCAGAGGGGCGTCGACGTCGTCATCGGCACCCCCGGCCGCCTGCTCGACCTGGCCCAACAGGGCCACCTGCAGCTCGGCGGGCTGAGCATGCTGGTACTCGACGAGGCCGACGAGATGCTGGACCTGGGCTTCCTGCCCGACATCGAGCGGATCCTCAAGCAGATCCCCGCCGAGCGTCAGGCCATGCTGTTCTCGGCGACGATGCCCGACCCGATCATCACGCTGGCACGCACCTTCATGAACCAGCCGACGCACATTCGTGCCGAGGCGCCGCACTCGGCGGCCACCCACGACAGCACCGAGCAGTTCGCCTACCGCGCCCACGCGCTGGACAAGGTCGAGATGGTCAGCCGCATCCTGCAGGCCGACGGCCGTGGCGCGACCATGATCTTCACCCGCACCAAGCGCACCGCCCAGAAGGTCGCCGACGAACTCGCCGAGCGCGGGTTCAAGGTCGGCGCGGTGCACGGTGACCTCGGCCAGGGTGCCCGCGAGAAGGCACTCAAGTCGTTCCGCACCGGTGAGGTCGACGTACTCGTCGCCACCGACGTCGCCGCCCGCGGTATCGACATCGACGACATCACGCACGTCATCAACTACCAGATTCCCGAGGACGAGCAGGCCTACGTGCACCGCATCGGCCGCACCGGGCGCGCAGGCAAGACCGGTATCGCGGTCACACTGGTCGACTGGGACGAGCTACCCCGCTGGACGATGATCGACAAGGCACTGGGCCTGAACAACCCCGACCCAGTCGAGACCTACTCCAGCTCGGAGCACCTGTACACCGAGCTGAAGATTCCCGCCGACGCGACCGGATCGATCGGCAAGGCGACGCGCGCGACCGACAGGCCCAAGCGCGAGCCCCGCGAGCGCGACGCGGCCGCCGAGAGGCCCGCACGCAACCGCGACCGCACCCGTCAGCGCACCCGCGCGGGCAAGACCGCGTCGGGTCACGTCGAGCAGGCGGAGGCCTCCGGTGACGGCGCGCCCGCAGCCGAGTCATCCGACGAGTCGGCAGCCGGTGCCAGCCGCAGCAGTGGCCGCCGCAGGCGTCGCCGTCGCAGCAACGCCGCCGCGCCAAGCGCCGGCTAG
- a CDS encoding PQQ-binding-like beta-propeller repeat protein, which produces MVKPERRTRGDVLAAVAIAAVIAIAAGMIWWTSDARATESRPAASAVPALKSARDVPTTLRQAWTAASPRTTQPVLAGGSVVTGDGRQVDGRDPATGDVLWSYSRGADLCGVTSVYQNAVAVYPDDRGCGQVTTINGKTGRRDATRTAYADPEVRLSSDGTTVLSAGDNRLELWRSDMVRMISYGELDARIKPNVPAQPLCRLASVAASSSAVSVIEDCPRETDMRLTLLRPADEEDQPETKTVPLPGVPVDSNAQVIAVSETLTAVYLPTPKPTVNVIDETGTTIASTLLPKPASPQATTTRTGDLITWWTGDSVMVFDANALRYKFTVNAVDGQAPVGPATMMAGRLLVPVTRGYDVFDPQTGQGERHIELIRQPQQDPVVPDVAGATLLEQRGGTLVALVG; this is translated from the coding sequence ATGGTCAAACCGGAACGACGCACGAGAGGTGACGTGCTGGCGGCCGTCGCGATTGCCGCGGTGATCGCCATCGCCGCGGGAATGATCTGGTGGACCAGCGACGCGCGGGCCACCGAGAGCCGCCCGGCCGCCTCCGCGGTGCCCGCGCTCAAGTCAGCCCGCGACGTACCGACCACCCTGCGGCAGGCCTGGACTGCGGCCAGCCCACGGACAACCCAGCCGGTGCTGGCGGGCGGGTCAGTGGTGACCGGTGACGGACGCCAGGTGGACGGGCGCGACCCCGCCACCGGAGACGTGCTGTGGAGTTACTCCCGTGGCGCCGACCTGTGCGGTGTGACGTCGGTGTACCAGAACGCGGTGGCGGTCTACCCCGACGACCGCGGCTGCGGTCAGGTCACCACCATCAACGGTAAAACCGGCCGCCGCGATGCCACCCGCACCGCCTACGCCGACCCCGAGGTCAGACTGTCATCCGATGGCACCACGGTGCTGTCGGCCGGCGACAACCGGCTTGAGCTGTGGCGGTCCGACATGGTCCGGATGATCAGCTACGGCGAGCTCGACGCCCGCATCAAGCCCAACGTGCCTGCCCAGCCCCTGTGCCGTCTGGCCTCGGTGGCAGCCAGCTCCTCTGCCGTATCGGTGATCGAGGACTGCCCCCGGGAGACCGACATGCGACTGACGCTGTTGCGGCCCGCCGACGAGGAAGATCAGCCCGAGACCAAGACCGTGCCGTTGCCCGGTGTCCCGGTCGACTCCAACGCCCAGGTGATCGCCGTGTCGGAGACGCTGACGGCCGTCTACCTGCCGACGCCGAAGCCGACGGTCAATGTCATTGACGAGACCGGCACGACCATCGCGAGCACGCTGCTGCCGAAGCCGGCCTCCCCGCAGGCCACCACCACCCGCACCGGTGACCTGATCACCTGGTGGACCGGTGACAGCGTGATGGTGTTCGACGCCAACGCCCTGCGGTACAAGTTCACCGTCAACGCCGTCGACGGACAGGCTCCCGTGGGCCCGGCGACGATGATGGCGGGCAGGCTGCTGGTGCCCGTGACCCGCGGCTACGACGTTTTCGATCCGCAGACCGGGCAGGGCGAACGTCACATCGAGCTCATCCGCCAACCACAGCAGGATCCCGTGGTGCCCGACGTCGCGGGTGCGACGCTGCTCGAACAGCGCGGCGGCACGCTGGTGGCCCTGGTCGGCTGA
- a CDS encoding ParA family protein: MDDVTRVLAVANQKGGVAKTTTVASLGAAMVQSGRRVLLVDLDPQGCLTFSLGQDPDKLAVSIHEVLLGEVEPGAALVPTAEGMTLLPANIDLAGAEAMLLMRAGREYALKRALAKIASDFDVVIIDCPPSLGVLTLNGLTAADDVIVPLQCETLAHRGVGQFLRTVDDVQQITNADLKMLGALPTLYDSRTTHSRDVLLDVADRYGLVVLSPPIPRTVRFAEASASGASVLTGRKNKGSDAYRELANSLLKHWKTGTALPAYTPEV; the protein is encoded by the coding sequence ATGGACGACGTGACTCGGGTACTTGCAGTCGCCAATCAAAAGGGTGGTGTTGCCAAGACAACGACGGTGGCGTCGTTGGGTGCGGCAATGGTCCAGAGTGGTCGACGGGTGCTGCTCGTCGACCTCGACCCGCAGGGCTGTCTGACGTTCTCGCTGGGCCAGGACCCCGACAAGCTCGCCGTGTCGATCCATGAGGTGCTGCTCGGGGAGGTGGAGCCCGGCGCGGCCCTGGTGCCGACGGCCGAGGGTATGACGCTGCTACCCGCCAATATCGACCTGGCCGGCGCCGAGGCCATGCTGCTCATGCGCGCTGGACGCGAGTACGCGCTCAAACGGGCCCTGGCCAAGATCGCGTCCGACTTCGACGTGGTGATCATCGACTGCCCGCCGTCGCTGGGCGTGCTCACGCTCAACGGGTTGACCGCCGCCGATGACGTCATCGTTCCGCTGCAGTGCGAGACGTTGGCGCACCGGGGTGTCGGGCAGTTCCTGCGGACCGTCGACGACGTCCAGCAGATCACCAACGCCGACCTCAAGATGCTCGGTGCGCTGCCCACGCTGTACGACTCGCGCACCACCCACAGTCGTGATGTGCTGCTCGACGTCGCCGACCGCTACGGCCTGGTGGTGTTGAGTCCGCCGATCCCGCGCACGGTGCGGTTCGCCGAGGCCAGCGCCTCGGGTGCCTCGGTACTGACGGGGCGGAAGAACAAGGGCTCCGATGCGTATCGGGAACTCGCCAACTCCCTGCTCAAGCACTGGAAGACCGGCACAGCGCTGCCTGCATACACGCCGGAGGTGTAG
- a CDS encoding acid phosphatase: protein MTVDRHRLLLLRHGETEWSLSGRHTGRTDLELTDVGREQARLAADALADLRLRDPLVICSPRHRALVTAELAGLTVDEVTPLLSEWDYGDYEGLTTPQIREQVPDWLVWTHGCPGGEGVEEITVRADRAIGLAREHMVSRDVIFVGHGHFSRAMLARWVELPVPQGIRVSMVPASIAVCGHEHGIRQISALGLTGHTNPCLPA, encoded by the coding sequence GTGACTGTTGATCGGCATCGCCTGCTGCTACTGCGTCATGGCGAGACCGAATGGTCCCTCTCGGGCCGCCACACCGGCCGCACCGACCTGGAGCTGACTGACGTCGGCCGCGAGCAGGCCAGGCTCGCCGCCGATGCCCTGGCCGATCTGCGCCTGCGCGATCCCCTGGTGATCTGCAGCCCACGCCACCGCGCGCTGGTCACCGCCGAACTCGCAGGCCTCACGGTCGACGAGGTCACCCCGCTGCTCTCCGAGTGGGACTACGGCGACTACGAGGGCCTGACCACACCGCAGATCCGCGAGCAGGTGCCCGATTGGCTGGTGTGGACACACGGCTGCCCGGGGGGCGAGGGCGTCGAGGAGATCACCGTGCGCGCCGACCGTGCCATCGGGCTGGCACGCGAGCACATGGTGTCCCGTGACGTCATCTTCGTCGGCCACGGCCACTTCTCCCGCGCCATGCTGGCCAGATGGGTGGAACTACCAGTGCCCCAAGGCATCCGGGTGTCGATGGTGCCCGCATCGATCGCGGTGTGTGGGCACGAGCACGGCATCCGCCAGATCAGCGCACTCGGCCTGACCGGTCACACCAACCCGTGTCTGCCCGCGTGA